TTCTGCTGGCACATGGCGTGAACCAGCTGCAGGGCTGGTGTCAGAGAGAGATTTACTGGGGTTGTCCTGAGAGGAGTTGCATCTGGATTAGCAGGGGCTGTGCTAAAAGGTGTCATGTTTTCTGGCTTGGCTGTAGTTGCTCTTAGCGGGGTGGTATAGTCTTGTTTTGCAGAGGCCAAACCATCAGAGGTCGTGGTATTACCACATTTAATAGAGAGGACCCTGCGAGGGGTGGCACTGTCAGCAAAAACCTCATCTTCTTTAGAACAGCTGTGGTGTTGACGTTCATGCTTTCTGTCCGTCAGGTCTTCCTCAGACTGAGAGCCCCCTTCTTTAAGTGTAGAAAGCCTGTTCTGACGCTGCAAAAGGGAGCGCCGTTTTGCCTCTGCCAGATTTGGGGTTTTACAGTTTCCTCTGGGggcagagagcagcagctcctggaaaGAGCCGTCATGGTCCACCGAGGAGTCTTGGGATTTATCAAGAGCTAGAGAACTGAAACCACTGTCTTCACACACAGACCTGTTGGGGGGGTTAGGAGGGAGTTAATTCAGACTTGGTTTCAAATTAACATAGGGAAcattgtttattcattcatttatttattcattcatcagtTGGGAAAATTTAGAAAACCAAATGTCAAAAAAGCCCGTACCTGATGTATTTGGGTGTATGTGAGGATGACGGTGTGCACAAGACACTTGAGCTGTCATATAGGTCATTTGTCACACCGCTGACTGGTGATTGAGAGTTCTCCTTAGATGAGGCAGGCTTGAATTTGCTTAAGCGTGGAGTCTCAACATTAAGTTGATCAGAGGCAGAAATGCTTGCACAAAAATCTGCATCTGAGAGTGAAACTTGCCTCGCTAAACTGGAAAGGGGAGCAGAGTTGAGTTTACCATCTTCAAGAGTGGAGGTCCTCATCTGAGAGAAGAGGAGACGACGTTTCCTTCCAGATAATTGCAGGTCCCGCTCCAATTTTAAAGTGCTTGATGCCAAAGCCCCCGTCACAGTGTCAAGAGAGTCAAACGACACACTGAGCCAGTGCTCAGACCTCACACTTACGGAAGATTCAGCCCTACTGGTGCATGGTGatcttgttttgtcagttttgacATCCACAGCAGGTTTGAACATGAGATGTCTGTGTCGCAGTGAGCCATCTCTCTTGTAACCTTTAGGAGTTTCACACCAGCTAACTGCTGATGGCCACTGTACCTCCCTAGAGTCTTTGCCCAAATACCTGACTGATTCTCTGGTCCTCTCCTTAGGTGTGACAGAAAGCCTGAGGTTCTCTTTAGGTGTTTCATTGAAGTCTACTGAAGACAAAGATCTACAGGAGTCCGCTCCACTAATGCTCTGCGGACTGTGGAACAAACCTGAGTAGCCGCTGTCAGAACAGTCGTAACAGTGCTGGCCTTTGCAGCTGTCATGGTAGGCTTTTGACTCAGGAGTGCACTGCATTTTCCTGATGATGTCAACTGACCTGTGGacaaaagaaaagcagtaaataaaACTCCTAgaagaaaactaacaaacacGGCATTGAGTATCCATGACAGCATTGGGCTTGGAGGGGGTTAGAAATGGTAAGACTCACTTGTTTGTTGATTAATTGTCAGAATTGTGCATCtttagtttttctgtttgtattttctgagtcaattaataaaaaaaacctttaaaaattGAGTGGGGAATTAAATTATCTAGTCAAACCTTAAATTATGAGCTTAACTAAACAGAGAACAATATTACACCAGACAGCACAAACTAAGCTATCTAAATGTGATCTGTTCTTGCTAAGTCTTATTTCTAGGTGCAGTCAAGTTGGACTCACTTTGTAGTAAAAGATGAGGCAGGTGATGGGTGTAGGTATGTCTTTTCGTCTTGCGCAGTGCAGCTTAGCGGTTTGTAAAAGGAGTCAGCTGGTTCAACACCAAACATTCTCAGCTGTTTCATGAGCGTTGCTATGAGAACGCGTGATGCCGCTACAAAGCGAGCTGTAGCCGCCAAAACAACCGAGCCCGACCCTCTGCTCACCGCACACCTAGAGGTTCATGTATGCTACTCTCTAAAGGGTTAACATATGAAAGTTAATGGAGATAACTGAATTTTATTTATAGGCTTGGTCTCAGTTTCTTGACTAGGTGAGGAGGCCGAAAACAATCATGTTAACGTGCACATAGAAAGCACAAGATGTTACCCATATGGATTTAGAAAGTACTAACTATATCATCTGCACTTTAGACTAAGCTAACGCTAAAGGTCTTCATTTTAGGTACAAAACAAACTCATCTTTGTTTGAGCAATTAGCATGatgtgaaaacacctgtgtcaACTGCTTGAGTGGTCTAACGTTAGTCTATTGTACGGAGAGATTCGTCGACCTAAAAATCAGATGCTTATTTTTACTCTAATATACATACATGTCATTATGCTAACTCTTCAATTGACGAGTTAATGTCGAGTTAAAGTACGTGGGTGGTGGCTTGTAAGATACATCGTTAAATAGCTCAGTTTTGAACTGTCTCCATGCAGTAACGTTAAATAAGATAGTCCCCAACGAGCTGTCATAAATTGCATTGAAC
This sequence is a window from Thunnus thynnus chromosome 10, fThuThy2.1, whole genome shotgun sequence. Protein-coding genes within it:
- the fbxo43 gene encoding F-box only protein 43 isoform X1; the protein is MKQLRMFGVEPADSFYKPLSCTAQDEKTYLHPSPASSFTTKSVDIIRKMQCTPESKAYHDSCKGQHCYDCSDSGYSGLFHSPQSISGADSCRSLSSVDFNETPKENLRLSVTPKERTRESVRYLGKDSREVQWPSAVSWCETPKGYKRDGSLRHRHLMFKPAVDVKTDKTRSPCTSRAESSVSVRSEHWLSVSFDSLDTVTGALASSTLKLERDLQLSGRKRRLLFSQMRTSTLEDGKLNSAPLSSLARQVSLSDADFCASISASDQLNVETPRLSKFKPASSKENSQSPVSGVTNDLYDSSSVLCTPSSSHTPKYIRSVCEDSGFSSLALDKSQDSSVDHDGSFQELLLSAPRGNCKTPNLAEAKRRSLLQRQNRLSTLKEGGSQSEEDLTDRKHERQHHSCSKEDEVFADSATPRRVLSIKCGNTTTSDGLASAKQDYTTPLRATTAKPENMTPFSTAPANPDATPLRTTPVNLSLTPALQLVHAMCQQKAQMFVGQSPSLKEQLKSTAALAETPVTFRTTMPLAGLIGRKMGLGKVDILTELMKRNLRHILAVILGHLTAECIYRCGQVCKSWNEIIQQDKRASFKRRTHLSEVEAALELGGSVHVPDAETRLTVLKRSALKTVQAQSRTSSYCTPQSGNGTLTPLQHSALHSGSSSKREKFLEVAKTLFSDESLKPCPRCQHPARCHSVKGEGVCSSADCGFQFCTACLCAFHGSRECGSKSVGRRRKDILLPGSAQSKRNVRRL
- the fbxo43 gene encoding F-box only protein 43 isoform X2, with product MQCTPESKAYHDSCKGQHCYDCSDSGYSGLFHSPQSISGADSCRSLSSVDFNETPKENLRLSVTPKERTRESVRYLGKDSREVQWPSAVSWCETPKGYKRDGSLRHRHLMFKPAVDVKTDKTRSPCTSRAESSVSVRSEHWLSVSFDSLDTVTGALASSTLKLERDLQLSGRKRRLLFSQMRTSTLEDGKLNSAPLSSLARQVSLSDADFCASISASDQLNVETPRLSKFKPASSKENSQSPVSGVTNDLYDSSSVLCTPSSSHTPKYIRSVCEDSGFSSLALDKSQDSSVDHDGSFQELLLSAPRGNCKTPNLAEAKRRSLLQRQNRLSTLKEGGSQSEEDLTDRKHERQHHSCSKEDEVFADSATPRRVLSIKCGNTTTSDGLASAKQDYTTPLRATTAKPENMTPFSTAPANPDATPLRTTPVNLSLTPALQLVHAMCQQKAQMFVGQSPSLKEQLKSTAALAETPVTFRTTMPLAGLIGRKMGLGKVDILTELMKRNLRHILAVILGHLTAECIYRCGQVCKSWNEIIQQDKRASFKRRTHLSEVEAALELGGSVHVPDAETRLTVLKRSALKTVQAQSRTSSYCTPQSGNGTLTPLQHSALHSGSSSKREKFLEVAKTLFSDESLKPCPRCQHPARCHSVKGEGVCSSADCGFQFCTACLCAFHGSRECGSKSVGRRRKDILLPGSAQSKRNVRRL